The sequence TGGATTTTGGGGCAGTACAAGATCGGGCGGCGGCAGAAGGGGCAACGTTTACTGTTGTGGGCACTTATGGTTATGCACCGCTGGAACAATTTGGAGGACGTGCGGTACCGGCATCGGATCTTTATGCTTTAGGCGCAACTTTAATTCATTTATTAACCGGCATCGCCCCCGCAGATTTACCACAGAAGGATTTACGCATTCAATTTAAGGATAAGATAACGATTAATTCTAATTTTGTTGATTGGTTAGAGCAACTTACAGAACCGGCTTTAGAAAAACGATTTAGTACGGCTCGTGAAGTGCTGATGGCGCTAAAAGTGCGTAAGGCAACGAACGAAGGGAAAAGTGAGAGAATAAGTTCTGCTACCTCTTTTCTTCCTGCCGATATTTGCAAACCTAGCAATACTCGTGTTGTAGTAAAAAAATCTTCAGGGAGTCTAGAAATTATGATGCCGACACAGGGAATTAGCGGCTTAAAATTACTCAAGTTTTTCGTTATTTTAACAATTTTCTTATCCTGTTTAGCTTGGATGAATTATCTGTTATTAATGATTTATCTCTATATTCCTTTTTGGTTAAAAGTAATTATACAGGTAATTTCTCCGAGTTTAGTTGTTTTAGCAATTATTCGGGAATTTTTTGAGTCTACACGGGTTGCTTTTGAAACCAACTCTAGGTACTTTGTCGTAGAATGGCGGTGGTTGGGACACAAAGTGTTTTCAAGAAAAGGGAACCTTTCTGAGATAATTTATACTTACTGCAAGGTTAAGGGCAACATTTCTCAAGTTTTCTTGAGAGAAAAAACCGGCAAACAATACTCATTTGGCCGGCAATTGAGTGAAGTTGAGTGCGCTTGGTTAGCTCAAGAAATTCAAACTTGGCTGAATTTTAAGTAAGTGCAACCTCTGCATTTAAAGGCACGCAAGCATTGACTAAAGATAACACCGGCCCGGTTTGTTCTTGACCATTAACCGCGAGTTCACTGTGACACAGAAACAGACGCTCACCTGCACGAGAAAGCAAATCTAACAAAATCCGCTGTAACCGGCTTTCATCAGCCTGAATTCCATCTTCTGCTGTCCAAGGGCGTTCTGGCCAATCTTTGAGAAACAACGGCGCACCAAATCGCAGCGCCTCCCCACTACTCAACCATAGAGGTGAACCGGCATCGAGCCAAAAATGCCACCGATGAGAACGGCGATTAAAACGATACTGAAAGATTGTACCCAGCGTAATCGCACCGCCTGGTGGCCACAGCGAAGGCCGGTAAGGATTTGCGGAGATTGTACCGCGCCGCAATAGTTGAATAAACTCGCCAACAGTTTCATGAAGCGCTAACCGTTTGTTGGGTTGAATTTGCCGCAACCGGCCATCAACTTGCCAGTAATGCTGAGCGATATCAATCAGTTCTCGCAATGCTGTTAGCTGATCGTAGGGGAGATTGCTGCCTCTCCACAAAAATTGCTGAATCGCCCGATCAAGAACGGAAACCGGCCCAGGAATGAGGCGTTGTGTTAACTGGGATTTTTGCATTTCCAGCCACTGCAAAATCTCTTGGTAGGCATTGGTGGCGCGGTATCCCAGGCGATCCCACCGGGGAAACGCTGTCACCGGCAGCAGACGAGGTTGCTCTAAATCTGGGTAAAAACAGTGATCCACCAACAAGCCGGCGCGCACTGGGTCAATGTTTGTAGAAAATGAAGATTGAACACTGAAGAGGGAAGTGGGAATATTCTCCGGGATACCTTCTTGATCAACAACGCCCACCGGCTGCCGGCTCAAAATCACCAGCATTTCGGCAACACAATCTCGATCAACCAAGCGCCCTAAACCCGGATAAACTAGCCCCAAAAGCGTCAGCAATGCCCGAACGGTTGGAGAACTAGCCAACGGTCGCTGCTCGTTGAGCGATTCTACCGTAATTCCCTGGCTGTTGAGAATTTCAATTAAGCTATAACGAGCAATCGCATCCAAACCTGGCGTGATCAGCGCAATGTCTTGAGGTTGTACTTGCTGGGTTTTCACCCCTTCAATAATGACTTCGGCAGTTTCTCGCAACAGTTGAGCACGGGAAATCGTTTGAATCGAGCGCACCGATTCTGGAAGAATAAACGCGGAAGGTGGAAGGGTGAAGGTACTGAGAACCAACTCGGCTGCCGGCTGACCTAAACTACTTCCTAGAGAAGCTTCCGGCTGCTGGGTTAAGGTTTCCACTTGACAGCGTGACGCGAGGCCGGTTAAAAAATCTGGGTCAGCATCCAGTCCCAGTCTCACCGAACCATTGGGATTACAAGTAAAAGCGCCCCACGTTCCCTGATCCAGCAAAAAGTCAAACAAGTAACGCGCAATCGCTGGGTACTCATCCACATCATCCGCCATAACTGCCCCATAGCGCCGCGTTAAGTGCTGCTGGTAAGTGGCATCTGGCAGCAGATGACGCCAGTAGAGTTCGCAAATAATCCCGTAGGTGAGCAACCCTCTTTCTAGACACCAACTCCGCCAACGCAGCAGCAACTCTCCCATGCAGGGGTAGATTTTGGATGTTGGATTTTGCAACGCGTTGCCATTTTCCATTTCCCATTCTTCAAGCATTCCTGCTTCCAAGATGCGGGGAACGTCTTCAACCGGCGTCCCGCTAGCAGCTGCTAGCTGCAGTAAGTCCAAAGTCCGGCGAACGATGCGAGATTCACTTACCCCCTCCTGCCTGAGAATTCCTGCGTCTAACTCAGGACGCCAGAGTTGGGTGGCCAATTCCTGTTCGGTTTCTGGCCGCAGTCTTAGGGGAAATTGTGCTCTCAGGTTTAATTGCTGGATTAATAGGGGCCAAAATAAAATGACTTCATCTCGAAAGAAACGCAGGGGTGTTGTGGTTTGCGCGGGATAAACGCTTTGGGTAGCGGTGGCGATGCGATCAGCCAATTCCACCCAGCCATTGGCGGCAAAGACAAGCACTGCCGGCGAGGTGGGCAACGGGGGATTCTGGATTTTTGGATTTTGGATTTTGTGGGCATTGGGCGATTTTCTTCCCCTCTCTCCTGCTTTCCCCTCCACCCATCGGCACAAATGCTCAACTAGGCGCGTCGTTTTGCCCGTGCGAGTCGGGCCGGTAATCCAAATGGAATGAGCTTGCACAGCTTTCTTTTGCTCCCGCTTCATCGGTTAACCTCGGCTGCCCGCCACTTCCCATGCATCTAATGGGGCTTGAAATGGCAGCACCGTTATACTACAAACTAAGACACAACTTGATCGATTTCATTTTTCCTGCTACCGGCCCTTAAACCATGACAAGTGCTGTTTGGCCAACTCCTGATCCGGTTAAAGCGGCAAACTGTCCTAGTTTCAGTGCCGGTGTTCCCATTGACTGCCCAACCGATAGCAGCCTAATGTAATTTTAATTTATCAAAATTCACAAATTCTCAAAACTTTGCCGACATGAAAATTCCGATTTTTAACAATGTCAAAGGATACTTACGCTCTGCAAATCAGTGGATTTCAGAGACTCCGGATAGAAATTTAGACGAAGCTTATGATGCCGCTTTAATGATTAGAGCCATTGAAGATGAACATTTTAATGGCCGCAAAATTTCTGCGGAATCTGCTCGCTATAGCGACAGCATCATGACTTATTTCCAGGGAGAGTTAACCAAATATTTAAATTTAGCAAAATTAAAGTTAGCAGCGTTTAATACCAGTCGCTCTGTTTTAAGTCTTTCTCCTTTAAAAACGACAAAAGCTAGAAATGATTATTCTGTTGAATATCATAACTTACATGAGCAAGAGGTAAAAGATCAAGCGGCGATTGTTTTAGAAAAGCTGAATTTTATTGATGAGGTTTTAGCTAAGTATACTTATAAGCCGGTGAAGCCTTCGTCTGCAACTTCCTCTACGGGTTCTCCCGCATCTTTAGTCACTATTTACGAAACCCCTACCCCTGAAAGCCTCTCTCCTACAGTCCGCAACAATAGCATAAATCTGGCAAAGCCTTTAGCTGATGATGTCAACTCTGACAAAATGGCGGAATCAATTAATGATAAAACCAGTTTCTTACCCAGATCAATTTTAAGGACGTTAGACCGGCTGAAACGACAGCTAGATCCGAAAGCTGAAGAAGAAGTGGTTAGGGATTTTCGCAGTTCTAAGACTAAAACTATCATTTCGATGAAGTTTATTTTATTGCTGCTATTAATTCCATTACTGACGCATCAAATTTCTAGGAACTTTATTGTCGGGCCGTTAATTGATCGATTTCGAGATGAAAAGCCGGCTGAAGTTTTCTTAAATGCTGATATGGAAGAAGAAGCTTTCTCTCAGTTACAGCGATTTGAAGAACACCTCAAGTTTAAAATGTTAATTGGGGCGCTTCCAAAAATTTCTGATGAAGAGATGGAAGAGGAAGTGAAACTTAAAGCTCATGAAATAGCTGAAGAATTCCGTAAAGAAAGCGCTAGTGCTATCAAAAATGTTTTCTCCGATCTCCTGTCGGTTTTTGCTTTTGGCTTTGTCATTCTTTCCAGCAAGCGAGAAATTGCAGTTTTAAAATCTTTCATGGACGATATTGTATATGGGTTGAGTGACAGTGCTAAAGCATTTATTATTATTTTGTTTACAGATATTTTCGTCGGGTTTCACTCGCCGCATGGCTGGGAAGTGATTTTAGAAGGTATATCTCGGCATTTGGGGTTACCAGAAAACCGACAATTTATCTTTTTGTTTATTGCTACGTTCCCCGTAATTTTGGATACTGTATTTAAGTATTGGATCTTCCGCTATCTCAATCGAATCTCGCCTTCTGCTGTGGCAACTTATAGGAATATGAATGAATAATCTGCTAGGTGGAATGTGGATTTCTTAGCAATTTTATTTATTGCAAATCATAGGCTAGAACTTTTCGTGCCGGCACTCTATCAGCCTCACGTCTAGAGGAATGCGGAAATTGCTAAAGTTTTAAGTGTAAGGTCAAAGTGGAGACAGATTGTTCATCTTTCTCGGATACCGAGACCTGCAAGGACTTCCCCAGCAAACCTGTCCCGCCGGCAGATCATTAAACACGCTACTGCGAACCCCAATCACCGAATTTGCTCCTATTTTAACGCCGGCACCAATAAAACAATCTGCCGCCACCCAAACGCCATTTCCAATTGTGATCGGCGCTGTCATTAAACCAAAAGCTGGATCTTGAATATTGTGGCTGCCCGTGCATAAATAGCATTCTTGAGAAATTACACAATGGGAACCGATTTTGATGCCATCAAGACTGTAGAAAACCACATCATCTCCTATCCAACTAAAATCACCTATTTCGAGTTTCCAAGGATAGGTAAATCGAGCAGTTGGGCGAATTAAAACACCGGCACCGATGCGAGCACCAAACAAGCGTAACAACTGCCGGCGAACCCCGTGTAAAAAGTGAGGCGTCAGGGGAAAAACGACGGCTTGCACAAACCACCACAGCAAAATAAACCAACCGGGACGTCCTCGATCAAACCAAGATTGATCATATTTGCGCAAATCCATCCAAGGTTGTGCATCCAACACCGGCATCAATTCTTCCCTCTGATTGGGTAAGCCGGCATCAGGTATTATATCCAAGTTTTCTAACGCTGCCGGTGGATTAATTTCAGTTTCTGGATCGGGAGTGGCAGAATTCATAGAAACCTAATAAAAAAACTAATAGATGCCCCTGAAAAGCAATTGCAAAAATTAGTAATGACACATTATAACTTATAGTTCTTGATTTTTATTTCATATTTTTTAAGAATCCGAACTGTGAATAGATTTCTGTTTGGCAGCCGATGGTACTGCAACATTTAACTGACCTCCAAATTGGCGTAACTCATAAAGTTTTATCCCAATTTGATATTCATACTGACTGATCAGCCGTGCATAAATGTAGCCGGCTCGACCATCCAAGAACCCCAATTGAATAATATAAAATACAATAAACCGCAGGATGGGTTTAAAAGGAAGTCGTACCCACATTCTTTTGAGAAACCGCTTGCGCTGCACAGCATCCCCAAAAAAATTCGCCCCAATTGTGCCAGAGTCATCTTGACCGGCTATCAAATTATAATAAACTCTAGCTTCCCAGTTTGAGTAACGATTGTGTCGCTCTATCCACTGATAAATGTCCCGAAAGTCTTCATGGATCATATCAGTTGTTAAATACCCAACTTGGCCTTTTAAAACAACGTGTTCGTGAACTTCATTGTCGCCGGTGTTGGGAACTTCTTCCGTGCCTAAATTTTCGTATCGTCCTTTTCCATGCTTAAATA is a genomic window of Microcoleus sp. FACHB-672 containing:
- a CDS encoding serine/threonine protein kinase, producing the protein MVQAEQILHDHYQLKKKLGHNAGRQTWLAEDLATPTKELVVVKLLTFGGDVHWDDLKLFEREAQVLKQLNHPRIPKYRDYFSIDDRTLWFGLVQEYIPGDSLKDQLTQGRKFSAQEVRKLAIEVLNILIYLHELNPALLHRDIKPSNLIWGEDNQIYLVDFGAVQDRAAAEGATFTVVGTYGYAPLEQFGGRAVPASDLYALGATLIHLLTGIAPADLPQKDLRIQFKDKITINSNFVDWLEQLTEPALEKRFSTAREVLMALKVRKATNEGKSERISSATSFLPADICKPSNTRVVVKKSSGSLEIMMPTQGISGLKLLKFFVILTIFLSCLAWMNYLLLMIYLYIPFWLKVIIQVISPSLVVLAIIREFFESTRVAFETNSRYFVVEWRWLGHKVFSRKGNLSEIIYTYCKVKGNISQVFLREKTGKQYSFGRQLSEVECAWLAQEIQTWLNFK
- the hpsU gene encoding hormogonium polysaccharide biosynthesis acetyltransferase HpsU, coding for MPVLDAQPWMDLRKYDQSWFDRGRPGWFILLWWFVQAVVFPLTPHFLHGVRRQLLRLFGARIGAGVLIRPTARFTYPWKLEIGDFSWIGDDVVFYSLDGIKIGSHCVISQECYLCTGSHNIQDPAFGLMTAPITIGNGVWVAADCFIGAGVKIGANSVIGVRSSVFNDLPAGQVCWGSPCRSRYPRKMNNLSPL
- a CDS encoding glycosyltransferase family 2 protein, producing MTHPPTKIPVSVLIPAKNEEINLPACLSSVARADEVFLVDSQSTDRTCEIAENYGAKVVQFYFNHRWPKKKNWSLENLQFQNDWVLIVDCDERIPEELWDEISQAILNPNYNGYYLNRRVFFLGTWIRHGGKYPDWNLRLFKHGKGRYENLGTEEVPNTGDNEVHEHVVLKGQVGYLTTDMIHEDFRDIYQWIERHNRYSNWEARVYYNLIAGQDDSGTIGANFFGDAVQRKRFLKRMWVRLPFKPILRFIVFYIIQLGFLDGRAGYIYARLISQYEYQIGIKLYELRQFGGQLNVAVPSAAKQKSIHSSDS
- a CDS encoding recombinase family protein; its protein translation is MKREQKKAVQAHSIWITGPTRTGKTTRLVEHLCRWVEGKAGERGRKSPNAHKIQNPKIQNPPLPTSPAVLVFAANGWVELADRIATATQSVYPAQTTTPLRFFRDEVILFWPLLIQQLNLRAQFPLRLRPETEQELATQLWRPELDAGILRQEGVSESRIVRRTLDLLQLAAASGTPVEDVPRILEAGMLEEWEMENGNALQNPTSKIYPCMGELLLRWRSWCLERGLLTYGIICELYWRHLLPDATYQQHLTRRYGAVMADDVDEYPAIARYLFDFLLDQGTWGAFTCNPNGSVRLGLDADPDFLTGLASRCQVETLTQQPEASLGSSLGQPAAELVLSTFTLPPSAFILPESVRSIQTISRAQLLRETAEVIIEGVKTQQVQPQDIALITPGLDAIARYSLIEILNSQGITVESLNEQRPLASSPTVRALLTLLGLVYPGLGRLVDRDCVAEMLVILSRQPVGVVDQEGIPENIPTSLFSVQSSFSTNIDPVRAGLLVDHCFYPDLEQPRLLPVTAFPRWDRLGYRATNAYQEILQWLEMQKSQLTQRLIPGPVSVLDRAIQQFLWRGSNLPYDQLTALRELIDIAQHYWQVDGRLRQIQPNKRLALHETVGEFIQLLRRGTISANPYRPSLWPPGGAITLGTIFQYRFNRRSHRWHFWLDAGSPLWLSSGEALRFGAPLFLKDWPERPWTAEDGIQADESRLQRILLDLLSRAGERLFLCHSELAVNGQEQTGPVLSLVNACVPLNAEVALT
- a CDS encoding proton extrusion protein PcxA, which encodes MKIPIFNNVKGYLRSANQWISETPDRNLDEAYDAALMIRAIEDEHFNGRKISAESARYSDSIMTYFQGELTKYLNLAKLKLAAFNTSRSVLSLSPLKTTKARNDYSVEYHNLHEQEVKDQAAIVLEKLNFIDEVLAKYTYKPVKPSSATSSTGSPASLVTIYETPTPESLSPTVRNNSINLAKPLADDVNSDKMAESINDKTSFLPRSILRTLDRLKRQLDPKAEEEVVRDFRSSKTKTIISMKFILLLLLIPLLTHQISRNFIVGPLIDRFRDEKPAEVFLNADMEEEAFSQLQRFEEHLKFKMLIGALPKISDEEMEEEVKLKAHEIAEEFRKESASAIKNVFSDLLSVFAFGFVILSSKREIAVLKSFMDDIVYGLSDSAKAFIIILFTDIFVGFHSPHGWEVILEGISRHLGLPENRQFIFLFIATFPVILDTVFKYWIFRYLNRISPSAVATYRNMNE